In Rhodobacteraceae bacterium LMO-JJ12, a single window of DNA contains:
- a CDS encoding mandelate racemase/muconate lactonizing enzyme family protein has translation MKLADLDVIVTAPPAPGWGGRYWILVKLTTDTGIVGWGECYASSVGPTAMKAVIEDVFVRHMAGENPENIELMFRRAYSSGFTQRPDLTVMGAFSGLEIACWDIIGKARERPVHALLGGRMNERIRAYTYLYPQPDQDMATFWTDPQAAAVSALAMVEKGYTAVKFDPAGPYTMRGGHMPAMSDITTSVEFCKLIREAVGNRADLLFGTHGQFNTAGAIRLGQALEPYSPLWFEEPTPPDNIEDMARVARNVRIPVATGERMTTKAEFAAVLRAGAAEILQPALGRAGGIWEMKKVAAIAEVFNAQIAPHLYAGPIEWAANVQLAASIPNILMVESIETPFHHDLIKGTITVENGFVTPPDAPGLGIEVDEALARAHPYSGNHLHLQMQEAPCDYQNGNNFQGGAPAKSD, from the coding sequence ATGAAACTCGCCGATCTCGATGTGATTGTCACCGCGCCGCCCGCACCCGGCTGGGGTGGGCGCTATTGGATTCTGGTCAAGCTGACCACCGACACAGGCATCGTCGGTTGGGGCGAATGCTATGCCTCGTCTGTCGGCCCCACCGCCATGAAAGCCGTGATCGAAGATGTTTTTGTCCGTCATATGGCCGGTGAAAACCCCGAGAATATCGAGCTGATGTTTCGCCGTGCCTATTCCAGCGGCTTTACCCAGCGCCCCGATCTAACGGTGATGGGTGCCTTTTCCGGTCTGGAAATCGCCTGCTGGGACATCATCGGCAAGGCTCGCGAGCGTCCGGTGCATGCCTTACTCGGTGGGCGGATGAATGAGCGCATCCGCGCCTATACCTATCTCTATCCTCAGCCCGATCAGGATATGGCGACCTTCTGGACCGACCCGCAAGCCGCCGCCGTTTCAGCCCTCGCCATGGTCGAGAAAGGCTACACCGCAGTCAAATTCGACCCTGCCGGCCCCTACACAATGCGCGGCGGCCATATGCCCGCAATGTCTGACATCACCACCTCGGTAGAATTCTGCAAGTTGATCCGCGAGGCTGTCGGAAACCGCGCCGATCTGCTTTTTGGCACCCACGGACAATTCAACACCGCAGGCGCCATCCGTCTTGGACAAGCGCTTGAGCCTTATTCCCCGCTTTGGTTCGAAGAACCCACACCGCCCGACAATATCGAGGACATGGCCCGCGTGGCGCGCAATGTGCGTATCCCCGTAGCGACCGGCGAACGGATGACCACCAAGGCCGAGTTCGCCGCCGTGTTGCGTGCCGGGGCCGCCGAAATCCTGCAACCCGCCCTTGGCCGTGCCGGTGGCATCTGGGAGATGAAGAAGGTCGCCGCCATTGCCGAAGTCTTCAACGCGCAGATCGCCCCGCATCTCTATGCCGGACCGATCGAATGGGCCGCCAACGTGCAACTTGCCGCTTCAATCCCCAACATCCTGATGGTTGAAAGCATCGAAACCCCGTTCCATCACGATCTGATCAAGGGCACGATCACGGTGGAAAACGGCTTTGTCACCCCGCCCGACGCCCCCGGCCTCGGCATCGAAGTCGACGAAGCACTGGCCCGCGCCCATCCCTACAGTGGCAACCATCTGCATCTGCAAATGCAGGAAGCGCCCTGCGACTATCAAAATGGCAATAATTTCCAGGGCGGCGCACCGGCCAAATCCGACTGA
- a CDS encoding metalloregulator ArsR/SmtB family transcription factor, translated as MARSAASAAAYLKTLAHEGRLMILCHLGSGEKSVGELETLLEIRQAAVSQMLARLREEGLVSTRRDGKTVFYSLADESTYEVISLLYRLFCSPDGARPDDPVECS; from the coding sequence ATGGCCCGTAGTGCGGCCAGCGCCGCCGCCTATCTCAAGACGCTGGCCCATGAGGGTCGGCTGATGATCCTGTGCCATCTTGGCTCGGGCGAAAAATCGGTGGGCGAGTTGGAAACCCTGCTGGAAATCCGTCAGGCCGCCGTCAGCCAGATGCTGGCGCGCCTGCGCGAAGAAGGGCTGGTGTCGACCCGCCGCGACGGCAAGACGGTCTTTTACAGCCTCGCGGACGAGAGCACCTACGAGGTGATCTCACTGCTCTATCGGCTGTTTTGCAGCCCCGACGGCGCCCGCCCCGATGATCCTGTCGAGTGTTCCTGA
- a CDS encoding TCR/Tet family MFS transporter yields the protein MTARLPVLFIIITVMIDAMGIGLIMPVMPALISDIEGGSVAHAAIWGGILSTAFAVMQFLFSPFLGALSDRFGRRPILLISLLAMAVDYAVMAVAHTMWLLLVVRMIGGITAATHSTANAYMADISAPHEKAARFGLVAAGFGVGFVLGPVLGGILAEYGTRAPFWAAGALALTNAIFGFFVLRETVTDRIRRKFEWRRSNPFGALRAVTRLAGLRGLILVFFLFQVATMVYPAIWAYFLTEKFAWSEAMIGYSLGVYGAFYALFMAFGLRPAIARLGERGTVIAGFWLEIGSLVFLAFVGNPILLISFIPVAALGSLSLPALQAAMSRAVSDDSQGELQGVLSSVTSLAMILAPLAMTQTFAVFTKADAPIYLPGAPFLLSAVLMLACLWVFARNSAPSPA from the coding sequence ATGACCGCTCGTTTGCCTGTCCTGTTCATCATTATCACGGTGATGATTGATGCCATGGGCATCGGGCTGATCATGCCGGTCATGCCCGCACTGATTTCCGATATCGAAGGCGGCAGCGTGGCACATGCGGCAATCTGGGGTGGGATACTCTCGACCGCCTTTGCCGTCATGCAGTTTCTCTTCAGCCCCTTCCTCGGCGCGCTTTCCGATCGCTTCGGGCGTCGCCCGATACTGCTGATTTCTCTGCTGGCTATGGCGGTCGATTATGCTGTCATGGCGGTGGCGCATACGATGTGGCTCTTGCTGGTTGTGCGCATGATCGGTGGCATAACGGCCGCGACCCATTCCACCGCCAACGCCTATATGGCCGATATCTCTGCCCCGCATGAAAAAGCGGCGCGTTTCGGGCTGGTGGCGGCGGGTTTCGGCGTCGGCTTTGTCCTCGGCCCCGTTCTGGGCGGCATTCTTGCCGAATATGGCACCCGCGCGCCATTCTGGGCGGCAGGCGCCCTGGCGCTGACCAATGCGATCTTTGGCTTTTTCGTGCTGCGCGAAACCGTGACAGACAGAATCCGGCGCAAATTCGAATGGCGCCGCTCCAACCCTTTCGGAGCCCTGCGCGCGGTCACAAGACTGGCCGGGCTGCGCGGGCTGATCCTGGTGTTCTTCCTGTTTCAGGTCGCCACCATGGTTTACCCCGCAATCTGGGCCTATTTCCTGACCGAGAAATTCGCCTGGAGCGAAGCGATGATCGGCTATTCTCTCGGGGTATACGGCGCTTTTTACGCGCTGTTCATGGCCTTTGGCCTGCGCCCGGCCATTGCGCGACTGGGCGAACGCGGCACAGTAATTGCCGGATTTTGGCTTGAAATCGGCTCGCTGGTGTTTCTTGCCTTTGTCGGCAACCCAATCCTGTTGATCAGCTTCATTCCGGTCGCGGCACTTGGCTCGCTGTCTTTGCCCGCCTTGCAGGCGGCGATGTCGCGTGCTGTCAGCGATGATTCCCAAGGCGAATTGCAAGGCGTGCTTTCTTCTGTCACCTCGCTGGCGATGATCCTCGCACCGCTGGCGATGACCCAGACTTTCGCCGTCTTCACCAAGGCCGATGCACCGATCTACCTGCCCGGTGCGCCGTTCCTGTTATCGGCGGTGCTCATGTTGGCCTGTCTGTGGGTCTTTGCTCGAAATTCCGCCCCGTCACCCGCCTGA
- a CDS encoding alpha/beta hydrolase yields the protein MPDFQSSDGIRLHYTDEGSGTPLLCLAGLTRDGRDFDFVAPHLRDTRLIRLDYRGRGQSQWADPASYTIPVEARDALELLDHLGLEKAAILGTSRGGMIAMTLAATSHDRLLGVALNDVGPELDPRGLENIYTYIGRNPSYKTHAALLAVWPEAIHGFDKVPTSRFHEEITRLYDETPEGLKITYDPALREAVLAGKDTPLPDLWPLFDTLQGLPLCALRGAGSNILMQSSFDEMQRRRPDMIAAIIPDRGHIPYLDEPASLAALHKWLELL from the coding sequence ATGCCCGATTTTCAAAGCTCCGACGGCATCAGATTGCATTATACCGATGAAGGCTCCGGCACGCCGCTTCTCTGCCTTGCCGGCCTCACCCGCGACGGGCGCGATTTTGATTTTGTCGCGCCGCATCTGCGCGATACCCGCCTGATCCGGCTCGATTATCGCGGTCGCGGGCAATCGCAATGGGCCGACCCCGCCAGCTATACGATTCCCGTCGAGGCACGCGATGCGCTCGAATTGCTCGATCATCTCGGCCTGGAAAAAGCCGCCATCCTCGGCACCTCGCGCGGCGGCATGATTGCCATGACACTGGCCGCAACGTCCCACGACCGGCTGCTTGGCGTAGCCCTTAACGATGTCGGCCCCGAACTTGACCCCCGCGGGCTGGAAAACATCTATACCTATATCGGCCGTAATCCGTCGTACAAGACCCACGCCGCGCTGCTGGCGGTCTGGCCCGAAGCGATCCACGGCTTTGACAAGGTACCAACCAGCCGGTTTCACGAAGAGATCACACGCCTTTACGATGAAACCCCGGAAGGGCTGAAAATCACCTACGACCCCGCCCTGCGCGAGGCGGTGCTGGCGGGCAAGGACACGCCGCTGCCCGATCTCTGGCCGCTGTTTGATACCTTGCAGGGCCTGCCGCTCTGCGCGTTGCGCGGTGCAGGCTCGAACATCCTTATGCAAAGCAGCTTTGACGAGATGCAGCGCCGCCGCCCCGACATGATCGCCGCAATCATCCCGGATCGCGGCCATATCCCCTATCTCGACGAGCCCGCAAGCCTCGCCGCCCTGCACAAATGGTTGGAGCTGTTGTGA
- a CDS encoding alcohol dehydrogenase catalytic domain-containing protein, whose product MRAIKAAVCHTFGEPLRIETVNLRAPGLGEVEVTLEAVAICHSDISYAEGAWGGSLPAVYGHEAAGKVASVGEGVRDFAVGDDVLVTLIRACGTCPSCASGKPTICETPYDGDTGPLAMPDGSKLHQAMACGAFAEAVVVDQSQLVHLPATMDKDVASLLSCGVITGVGAVVNSAGLRAGQDVVVIGAGGVGLNAIQGARIAGARRIVAVDMSEDKLDVAMEFGATDGILATQKSPWRHAIKAMGRGADAVFVTVGAVQAYDTAPRYLARGGKVLMVGMPHSDAVSTYSPVMMAAVGQGMVGTKMGDTVIRRDIPWMIDLYQQGRLKLDELISNRWRLDQINEAITDTKSGAARRNVILF is encoded by the coding sequence ATGAGAGCCATCAAAGCCGCCGTCTGCCATACCTTCGGCGAACCGCTTCGTATCGAAACCGTTAATCTGCGCGCGCCCGGGCTGGGCGAAGTCGAGGTCACGCTCGAAGCGGTCGCAATCTGCCATTCCGACATTTCTTATGCCGAAGGCGCCTGGGGCGGCTCGCTTCCGGCGGTCTATGGCCACGAGGCGGCAGGTAAAGTCGCGTCGGTGGGCGAAGGCGTGCGCGACTTCGCGGTCGGCGATGATGTGCTGGTCACGCTGATCCGCGCCTGCGGCACCTGCCCGTCCTGCGCCAGCGGCAAACCGACGATCTGCGAAACGCCCTATGATGGCGACACCGGGCCGCTTGCGATGCCCGATGGCAGCAAGCTGCATCAGGCCATGGCCTGCGGTGCCTTCGCCGAAGCCGTGGTGGTGGATCAGTCGCAACTGGTCCATCTGCCCGCCACGATGGACAAGGATGTCGCGTCGCTCTTGTCTTGCGGGGTCATTACCGGCGTTGGCGCCGTGGTCAATTCCGCAGGCTTGCGCGCCGGTCAGGACGTGGTTGTGATCGGCGCAGGCGGCGTCGGCCTCAACGCCATTCAAGGCGCACGGATTGCCGGTGCACGCCGGATCGTTGCGGTAGATATGAGCGAAGACAAACTCGATGTCGCGATGGAATTTGGTGCAACGGATGGCATCTTGGCAACGCAGAAAAGCCCCTGGCGCCACGCGATTAAGGCAATGGGGCGCGGCGCCGACGCGGTATTCGTCACCGTCGGCGCGGTTCAGGCCTATGACACGGCGCCGCGCTATCTTGCGCGGGGTGGCAAGGTTCTGATGGTCGGTATGCCGCATTCCGACGCGGTCTCAACCTACTCACCGGTGATGATGGCTGCGGTCGGCCAAGGCATGGTTGGCACCAAGATGGGTGACACGGTGATCCGCCGCGACATTCCCTGGATGATCGACCTCTACCAACAGGGGCGGCTGAAGCTTGACGAATTGATCTCGAACCGCTGGCGGCTCGATCAGATCAACGAAGCGATCACCGACACGAAGTCAGGCGCAGCGCGGCGCAACGTGATCCTTTTTTGA
- a CDS encoding alpha/beta fold hydrolase, translating into MADFLLIHGACHGAWCWRDLIPELSALGHTARAIDLPGHGGDLTPINEITLQSYADAILAAIDTPVVLVGHSMAGYPISLAAEIAPEKISRLIYLCAYVPEPGLSLADMRRKAPRQPLMKALLRSDDAKSFRFDPAQVREVFYHDCPEGTAAYANTRLCAQAIAPQETACVLSERYASVRRSYIRCTDDRTIPPEYQVTMTAGWPQEDVFALPTSHSPFFADPPRLAALLSRITG; encoded by the coding sequence ATGGCCGATTTTCTTCTGATTCATGGTGCATGCCACGGCGCCTGGTGCTGGCGCGACCTGATACCGGAACTGAGCGCACTCGGCCACACGGCGCGGGCCATCGATCTGCCCGGCCATGGCGGCGATCTCACGCCCATCAACGAAATTACCCTGCAATCCTATGCAGATGCGATTCTCGCCGCGATCGACACGCCGGTCGTTCTTGTCGGTCATTCCATGGCCGGTTATCCCATCTCGCTTGCCGCCGAGATTGCGCCAGAAAAAATCTCCCGCCTGATCTATCTCTGTGCCTATGTGCCCGAACCCGGCCTGTCGCTGGCCGATATGCGCCGAAAGGCACCGCGTCAGCCGTTGATGAAGGCCCTGTTGCGCTCGGATGACGCTAAGAGCTTTCGCTTTGACCCGGCGCAGGTCCGGGAGGTGTTTTATCATGACTGCCCAGAAGGCACCGCGGCCTATGCCAACACCAGGCTGTGCGCCCAGGCAATTGCCCCCCAGGAAACCGCCTGTGTGCTGAGCGAACGTTACGCCTCGGTCCGGCGCAGCTATATCCGCTGCACCGATGATCGAACGATCCCACCCGAATATCAGGTAACAATGACCGCGGGTTGGCCCCAAGAGGACGTATTTGCGCTCCCCACCAGCCATTCGCCGTTCTTTGCCGATCCCCCGCGCCTTGCTGCGTTGTTGAGCCGTATCACCGGATAG
- a CDS encoding GNAT family N-acetyltransferase, with translation METKLLGPQDIGLLLTVEEGVFDFPIDPEQARDFLENPLNEIVVVIVDDRIVAFASGTILLHPDKPPSLFVNEVSTHDEYRRRGYGSAVSRGLFARARARGCEGIWLGTEPENTPALALYRRLGGEERAFVGFAWDGAFDLD, from the coding sequence ATGGAAACGAAATTGCTTGGGCCGCAGGATATCGGGCTTTTGCTGACTGTCGAGGAGGGAGTATTCGATTTCCCCATTGACCCAGAGCAGGCGCGGGATTTCCTGGAGAACCCACTGAACGAAATAGTTGTTGTGATCGTGGACGACAGGATCGTGGCCTTTGCCTCGGGCACGATCCTATTGCACCCCGATAAACCTCCCAGCCTGTTTGTAAATGAAGTCAGCACACATGATGAGTATAGGCGGCGTGGCTATGGCTCGGCCGTCAGTAGGGGGTTGTTTGCACGGGCGCGGGCGCGCGGTTGCGAGGGTATCTGGCTGGGAACTGAGCCGGAAAATACGCCCGCCCTTGCGCTCTATCGCCGGTTGGGTGGCGAAGAGCGTGCATTTGTCGGGTTCGCCTGGGACGGTGCGTTCGACCTTGACTGA
- the pcaD gene encoding 3-oxoadipate enol-lactonase — translation MQMAELGDVSLHYRLDGPQDGPVVVFANSLGTDLRLWDALIPHLPQGLRLLRYDLRGHGLSSCPPGPYSMGTLVRDAEGLLDLLQIRECVFVGLSIGGMIAQGLAIKRLDLVRALVLSNTGAKIGQPAMWQDRIRTARADGIEALADATMQRWFSRDFRATPECAAWRNMLTRQPSEGYIGCMAAISGTDFYTPTSGLRLPTLGIAGSEDGSTPPDLVRETVDLIPGSKFHLIRRAGHLPCVEKPGEYAAALTGFLDAIGHV, via the coding sequence ATGCAAATGGCCGAACTCGGCGATGTTTCGCTTCACTACAGGCTCGATGGGCCCCAAGACGGCCCCGTGGTGGTCTTTGCCAATTCGCTCGGCACCGACTTGCGGCTCTGGGACGCGCTGATCCCGCATCTTCCCCAAGGCCTGCGCCTGCTGCGCTATGACCTGCGCGGTCACGGTCTTTCCTCCTGCCCGCCCGGTCCCTATTCCATGGGCACGCTGGTGCGCGACGCCGAAGGTCTGCTCGATCTTCTCCAGATCCGCGAATGCGTCTTTGTCGGCCTCTCGATCGGTGGCATGATCGCACAGGGGCTGGCCATCAAGCGGCTCGATCTCGTGCGCGCCCTGGTGCTGTCCAATACCGGCGCGAAAATCGGTCAGCCCGCAATGTGGCAGGATCGCATCAGAACAGCCCGCGCCGATGGCATCGAGGCGCTGGCCGATGCCACGATGCAGCGCTGGTTCTCGCGCGACTTTCGCGCCACGCCAGAATGCGCCGCGTGGCGCAACATGCTCACCCGCCAACCGTCCGAGGGCTATATTGGCTGTATGGCCGCAATTTCGGGCACCGATTTCTATACGCCCACCTCGGGCCTGCGCCTGCCCACCCTGGGCATCGCCGGCAGCGAAGACGGATCAACTCCGCCCGATCTGGTGCGTGAAACCGTCGATCTGATCCCCGGTTCGAAATTTCATCTGATCCGCCGCGCCGGCCACCTGCCTTGTGTTGAAAAACCGGGCGAATACGCCGCCGCCCTCACCGGTTTCCTTGACGCAATCGGCCATGTCTGA
- a CDS encoding threonine/serine dehydratase: MVGAVVNIEMIRAAAQRLEGHSRCTPLLSSPFLDEIAGRRLFVKSECLQHTGSFKFRGGWSALSALDSETRARGVIAFSSGNHAQGVARAASLHGVPSVIIMPSDAPKLKIDNTRALGAQVVLYERATEDRDAIGARLARERGLTLVKPFDEPQVIAGQGTCGLEIAAQAAKEGIECADVLVNCGGGGLTSGIALALEADAPGLRARPCEPEEFDDTTRSLVSGQIERNTRLSGSLCDAIITPEPGQLTFPIMARLCGPGIVVSEDEVLRAMALAFLRLKIVLEPGGAVSLAAALFHPKEIKGDAVIAVATGGNVDPEVFMRALTTFEGT, translated from the coding sequence ATGGTTGGAGCTGTTGTGAATATCGAAATGATCCGCGCCGCCGCCCAGCGGCTTGAAGGCCACAGCCGCTGCACGCCGCTCCTTTCATCGCCGTTTCTTGACGAGATCGCAGGACGGCGGCTTTTCGTGAAATCCGAATGCCTGCAACATACCGGCAGCTTCAAGTTTCGCGGCGGCTGGTCGGCGCTCTCCGCGCTCGACAGCGAAACCCGCGCACGCGGCGTCATCGCGTTTTCCTCGGGCAACCACGCCCAGGGCGTAGCCCGCGCCGCCAGCCTTCATGGCGTGCCCTCTGTCATCATCATGCCTTCCGACGCGCCGAAACTGAAAATCGACAACACCCGCGCGCTCGGTGCCCAGGTGGTGCTTTACGAGCGTGCAACCGAAGATCGCGATGCCATCGGCGCACGGTTGGCACGTGAACGCGGCCTCACCCTGGTCAAACCCTTCGATGAGCCTCAGGTCATCGCCGGGCAAGGCACCTGCGGCCTGGAAATTGCCGCGCAAGCCGCCAAGGAAGGCATTGAGTGCGCCGATGTGCTGGTCAATTGCGGCGGCGGCGGGCTGACCTCGGGGATCGCACTCGCACTTGAGGCCGACGCCCCCGGCCTGCGCGCGCGCCCCTGCGAGCCGGAAGAGTTCGACGACACCACCCGCTCGCTCGTATCCGGGCAAATCGAGCGCAACACCCGGCTCTCCGGTTCGCTCTGCGATGCGATCATAACGCCGGAACCCGGGCAACTCACCTTTCCGATCATGGCCCGGCTCTGCGGCCCCGGCATCGTGGTCAGCGAAGACGAAGTCCTGCGTGCCATGGCGCTTGCCTTCCTGCGCCTCAAGATCGTGCTCGAACCCGGCGGCGCGGTCTCTCTGGCGGCGGCTTTGTTCCACCCCAAGGAGATCAAAGGCGACGCCGTGATCGCAGTTGCGACCGGCGGAAATGTCGATCCTGAAGTCTTCATGCGTGCGCTGACGACATTCGAGGGCACATAA